The Macadamia integrifolia cultivar HAES 741 unplaced genomic scaffold, SCU_Mint_v3 scaffold_227A, whole genome shotgun sequence DNA segment ATTTCGACCCCTATTTTGAGTGAAATAGATGAATAGGACAGATCTGGAATTAGTCCTAAAGAAAAGGCTCAATTCTGGAAATAACAAGGTAAGGgggtcaaactgaaataaagtTTCAATGCAAGAGTTCTACTGTAAAACAAGTGACAGGGGCTTATCTGTAATAACAGCAAGTGTTATTTAAAACCCATAAGAgaaccctttttcttcttctcgatGGAGCACCATGGCAAGGCGGCAGACCAGCAAGACTCCCACACAAAGAATTCCTTCAAATCTAATCGGCTGCTCTTGAAACTTCAGGCGTAGTCTCCTAAGGAGAAGGTGTACTGAACTCACCAAGGGATTGCTTAGATCAGCAGGCCGGAGTGATATGGGAAGCTTCTAAAACTGAGGCTAGTGATGGCTGTCTATGGAACCCAGTTGCAGATTTTACTCTTCACCACAGGAGAGGTCTTTGGAGCTGAAGTTCTAGGGTTCAAGTCGCCTTGGGGAGAACTACTTTCGATCAAAAGCTCGACCCAATCGGATCTCTCACGAAAGAGATCGATCCACTTTTCTGTGGGTTGCAACCTTTTGCGTGAACAGGGTATTGACAGTGGtagggaagaaagaaaggatgaaCATGAGGAGAATAGAAGAAGGCCAAAGGGATTGATAGGAAAcgtaagagaagagaaggagagtaGGGCTACGGTGGGTTTCagaggggaattttttttttttcaatgatgcTGGAACTCTAGAGGGGTTTCGATCCAAAGGGGCAGGCGGTGGGGTAGAGCTGAGGTGATAGGGGAGAGGTTTTGTGTTGCTGCGGaagatgaatttatttatttattttttttgccttGCTGTTCTCAGTCTCTGTGGAAACCAGAACTGAGAAGGATAAGgtgggaaagaaaagagaacaaaggagAGGATCCTTtgcctctgataccacttgatggaagGCTGGTAcggtagggaagaaatccctaagATGGCTctcagagttgtaggggagagagaaaaatcacactaagaaagggggggggggaagaagaatcacGCACACATGCCTGTAGGCTTCAcaaatactcaaactcaattcatattttcaatCTGTCTAATAACCTAGATTACATGCCCTTATATaataactgaaaaataaaacttgcctagtaaaatctaaaactaaaattagcaacttcaaattccttcctaaattctaactaaagaaattagaaacaaaataaactcaaattgataactccctaattgactattaactacccaaattaaaaaattgcaaatagtccccaaataaaataaaatcctaaagatcctaatgaatccaaaaatccaattggaCCCAGTTCATTTCGATTGAGATTGCctgaagggtcaacccggttcaacaACATCGATTCTGCATCAGTCACATGGTACACCAACAACAAGAGGTCCAGCAGACcaggggaaaaaaatcaaattttgcatTTTGACACTGTGTACTAAGATATGGAAATGAGACAAGGTCTAAAAGTGACAATAGCATGGACAGATGAGAGATTTTCCAGCCAATCACTTTTAAGGCAAAAACCTAACTCTGATAGTAGTGAGTACACCATGGTTATTATCCTGATGACTAATCTGTCTAACAAGAAGCATCTTTAAAGGTTTCAAAAATATTCGTAGAAGTGAACAACACTAATTATTGTCAGGACATCACTAAGACACTAGTATTGCATTTGGCAAACAGAGGTAACAAACAATGCTTCATTTGGCAGGTTACAGTATTATAGTGTCTCCCATCAGTTAATGACTTACGTCTCTCCTCTAATGTCCCAAGGATGAAACGGATCAAATTACGGAAGAAGATGAAACAAGGGCATCTGTTCAAAAGAAATTCTCATAGAACAATTCTAAGATGCTAGTTATTCACAAAAACACAATTCATGCCACCAGAATCTTGTGAAACTTGTGAACGAGAGGAGAAATTATAtcagaagaaaattttctaattcAAAGAGGACCCTTGCGTAAGGTGTTGCTTTTAACAACCAGACCTGTCTCCTAGGAGATTTAAGTCATAATAAGCTCATATATGATTATTATCTTAATTCCAAATTGATAATGAAAAGGTGTTAACGGCATCCTTGCTGAAATAAAATCGTAACGGAATATTAATTACCTGCCCAGATAATTGAATTACTCGCTAATGAATGAAAAACAAATGGAGAAAAAGAACTTTGTAACTCACTTGTATGCCTGCCCCAATTGGCTCTGTTCAACCGCAAGATCTGCATTGCTCTGCTCTGACAGAATAACCAGAGTCTTGAAAATCCGCCCATAAAGCAATCTCCATTCTAAAGCAGTGCGTTCCACAGGTCCACTACAGAACATGATGAGCACAACATTGCCAAAATTCTTCCTCCATCGAATCAGGTTTCCTATCTCGTAATTTACAGTCCCCACTTCCTCGACACCAAGATGCACTGATGGAAGCTTCCGAGGGATGAACTCCTTTCGATCTCCATGACCAATGGTCGGCCGTGGCCGATCCAATTCCAGTGACATCAGCCTCGGTTGCTGGTACCCAACAGCCAGCAAGTCTTGAAGCCAAGCTGCAGTGAATTTCACATCCAACTCAGTCCAGAACCCCTCCTCTGCCATTGCATAGCTTAATTGCAAGATCTTCTCAAACAACCTATGCTTCGAAGACCTCCATGAAACCAAGAACTTGATCAAACGACCCACATTCACATGGAGATCCTTCTCCTCCGAAAAGGGGTATGCCTCAATCTTATCATACCGATGAACCGTGGGAGGATAAACCACCGCGTAACCACCGATTTCCCACAAAAGCCTCTGAGCCCAGTAACCTCTCAACACATCGGAAGCCATTGTGCTAACAGACACCGGAAGCATCAAAGCCCAGAATGCAGGAGAGTGAAAAATCGTATTGAACGAATTCATAGGAACCATCATACCTTGTGGCAATGCCACTTTCGGTGCATGTTCATCAAACCTGATATCTAATGCTTCCAAACCGGACTTTCGCGTGAAATAGAAAACCGAATCAACATCAGGGAGGCCATTCGATATGCCCTGTTGAATGAACTGCTTACCACCATAGACTTCAGTGTAAAACTCCTCGTGTGCGAGCTCTCCAACATTCTCCAATGGCAGACCCCTCGGCCAAACCGATCGCTGCCCAAAATGAGTATAAGGGTTCACAACCGTTCGATTTGGGTTATCGTGGCTGTACTGCAAGATCGGCTCCTGCCTCGCTTCCTCACCaatcaattccaaatcaaaatgtttGCCAAGATCGCCATCGATTACTTCCCCACGGTCATCAGCATCGAAGATCTTCTTGGCTCCGTGCTGGATTGCAAAGAGGTACCCAACAGTCTTCCTGACATAGGAATCATAAGGGACATGATCGACAACTCGGAACCCTAGATTAGCCTGCTGCTCTAGAGACAGAAAGATCGCACCTTTAAGGTTCCAATCCGAGAGGGTCTTCGAAGTACCAATGGCGAGGACCTGCCAACCTCTGATCTTCACAAGATTGCGAAGCGAATCGGTTGGGTAATTGGAGACTGAGACAACGATCCATCGTTCTGACCGGAAAGATGCGTGAGGTGTGGATTTATCTTTAATGGCTTCGATATTATTCCAATTAATTCTAGGGAATGGTATCTTCTCAAGCTCTCTCGCTCTGCTTTGGAGGAGAGCGGCAGAGTTGCCCGCGTTGTTAAGGAAGAATAATGCGGCAACGGTACCAACGAGAACGAGAAACGCGAGGATTTTGCAGAAATTCTGAGAAACCCATGTGGAAAAATCGAGGTTTTTGGGCTCAGAGAAGCGATCCGGAGGTAGAGATGGATGTGCTCTGACTTGGGGTTTTGATGGTTTTGGCGATGAACGGTCTTGGACCAACATTGAATGTAGACCAACCCAGACTCAAAACTTAACTCAACTGAAGTACTGAAAtgaaactcttcttcttctttactcaAAAATTTTTCAGATTCTCCCCCACAAATTGAGCTGAACTGAAATCTCTACGATCCCCccgcttctctctcctctgggtCTGATGAGTGTTTGCCGACAGGTGTGGTTGCGTAGTCCCGAATCCAACAACTACTAGTAGTTGGCGTCTTGGTGATGTGGTATTGTACTTTTATGGTGAGGTAGGATTTCCTtgtattcttctttttattttgttatttggaCCCTTTAGTTTTTATATTGTGGCAGTGTGCCCTTGCAAGCAGGGTTGAATCGGTCATTCAACTTTGTATTTATTTTGTTCAAACtgcaaaaaaattaattaaagaaaagCTGAGCGATGACAAAGTTCAGGATTaaacaataagatttttttaatcGTGGTAATACCTTCTaatttggaaaaagaaaaaaaaaagaaaaaaaaaacaataacctCATTAGTAGACCTGAGATAAAATACCAAATGTTGCATATATTTGCACACGTTCGAGAAAAGAGGTACTAGGCTCAACAGTCATGAGGTAGTAATTAGGTCAAAAGTTACGTTCGTTAGGCTTTTAGAATTGCTCCAAACTTCCTTCAATTCCCATCCCCACCTCCCTCGTTGTTGTGGCTATTGCGCCATAAGTAGGTGAGCCTTCGTGGTCCCTTCGGCATTGTTTCATGTCAACAAGTAATCTATTATTGCATCGATCAACTTGTGGTAAATACGGTCACTGATCATTGTTATCTCTAGGAAGAACtgaattgggttttgttttGGGTGGATACTCAGGTCGTGACCGCTACTCGAATAACTTCTTAATTTTAAAGTGTTTCTTTCGCAATCCATTTAtgattcttatttttatttttttgataaaagttGATATTTCTTATAACAGTTATATAAATCTGATTCCTTAGAAAAATTAAGAACTGATTTGTAGAATGATTTACGCATAAAAATATCATTCCAAAGGAAAGGTGATTCAAAGAATCAATCTACATTATCAAAATTTTGCTAAATGTGATTCTAATCAAAATCACtccaaaaagaatgaaaaaaacgTTGGAATCATTCAATAGAGCATATTGTAGTATCACAGAGCTTGGCTTGGCCCATATCAGGGATGTTTGGGGAACTAGCCACTAGATTTAAATATTGCCTCGAAACACAATTTGCTATCCAAAAGGGCCTCAATAATTTTCATGCTACCCTACTTGGTTCCACTGAATATAACTTTCATAATCTTAAATAGAAAGGTTGGCATGGCCAACCATGTTCCCTAGTCTATATCTCTAAGGGCCTCTTTCCAAACAGGTCCTGTACCTGGACCTTCACTTCATGTCTTTAATGGAAATATCCATACTCTTGGTGCATGGGATTAAATGAAAACAATGATATTATAGCTAGGGAGTcgattggggtttaggtttatcactgaacaaaagaagaaaaaaaaaatcgatccaTTGAACCCAAATTCTATTGGATTGGTATTAGACACTGAAAGtttggatcaaaattgaaaaactgataaaaattttaagattaaaaaaaaaaaagctacttCCTAATTTACCCACATATGTAAGAGTGGAATCGAGGCATAAGCATCTTTCCACAACCTAATTCTATTTCCTCATGATTGTGAGTACACTCGGAGATAATGTTCTTTAACCCTTCTAATTTATCACACTTTAAAATAGAACTAAACAAAACTGAGAGATTGACATCCTTAGAATCAATATGAAATATGCTAaggcttcacattctctctctctctctctctctatatatatatatatatatatatgcgcAGAAATCAGAATAAGCAATCCTTGATGTTAGAGTGCATTAGCGTAGTAATGTGTAGATATCTCATTCAGTAGTGTCAATTGTCATTACAATTTATgcttttatatttaaaaaaggaCGAAGCGTGGATTCCAATCCTATTTTAGACTTTGCAggccacccaaaaaaaaaaatcgtatttTAAACTTCAGGGAGCCCTTCCCTTGAtggatgaaagaaaagaaattttcttccaaacgCCAACAAATCGTGAAAGCAAAATTTTCCCAACAGGCAACTCCTATTTCCCATTTACAAATTATGATTTAGTTAATTCCGTTATAGTTCATACTCCAGAGCCTACTTTAATTGGTTGTGCCCAACCTTCTTCCTCTGTACTCTACGATATGATATTTCCTCCTCTTCTGTAAAACTCGATCAAGCCGAGTCTAAGTCACTACCCGATCCTGCAACCTGttaatattaaatattaataaaaaaaaatgtttatgatGAGGATTTTTTGGCTGGTTTTCGTAGACGGTTGTGTATCTTGAATCGGCTAATCCCTCGTCCGTTCATTTAGAATGTCCTATTCTCATGTACCCATCGAACAGCTGAAGGTTGCCCTTTCAAGATACATAACCATGTATAGTGTGTACTGGGAGCATCACATTACCTTGTACATGAATGGGTCCGTTCGCCCTCCGGTACCTGATCTCTTGACTTCCTCCGTCTTCAGCAACCTGCAAGCCgtccatcaccatcatcatcttcGTCATCATCAATAAATCAACAGTAATCAGTTCAGATGCGCTTTGCACCTCATAGTTAGACACTACATGGGAACATTCACTGGCTTACGTTGTAACAATTCATGCGACAAAGGTGTACTTTAAAGACTCAAACAGACAAAATGCCACATGTCACGATGTTTGAACAGATAGTAGTTAGAGAGAGAAGAACGAATGGAGCGTGCCAAGTGGCAGTtccagaagagagagagagaatacatTCTGAGAGCTTTACTGGTGTCAGGACTGTCGCCAAGCACTCGACGGATCCTAACCTCAGAAGAGCAACCAACAGAGAGTAACTTCAAGATGGACTCGGCTCGGCGCTGCATGGAAGCCGTGCTAGTGACCTTCTGTCTCTTTAACGCCTCGCCGTGACTAACTGAGTCTTTATCCTTCCTCCCGCCTCTTATCAGATAGCGCCTCGGCGAGCCGGAAACTCCACTGGAGGAGGTCGACAGTGAAGAAGCTTCTGCAGTAGTTTCAGGTGACCTTTTCACCGGAGCTAATATTGTCAGTTTTTTCCAAAGGTTTGAGAGATTTTTCCGATCGTTGAAGTTCCGAAAGTTCTTGGAGCGACTCTTTCTCACCACCTGTCAAAGATTCAATCCTAATTCTTATCATGATATTCGATATGTTAGCTTGACAAACCAGATCTAAAATATAGATTTAAGTAATTTCTATGGAAACTGATTTATTAGAAGTTATAGAAATTGAAGACGAGAGAGACTAGAGATGATGTTTACTTCGCAAATCTGAACTTAAAGGATGTTACAGAGAAACAAAGATGAACGTAAAGCGTTCCAGGAAAGATTGCAGAAACTGATGAACTACGAATTAGTTTTAAGAGATCTGAAAATAAGTGTGACAACTTAAATTCAAATCAAGTGTGATACTCATACGAATTTCATGCAAAACAGAATGCTTAGtttgaaagaaaacaaaacagatCATAAAAAGCAGTTGACGATTTGAAATTGGAGGAGATGAAAAGGAATTCAGAAAACTGAAAAACAACGGTAGTGAAAAAATCAGATTCAGATTGAAAAGACTTCAATTCTCTTGAACTAGAATTCAAAATGCATGGAGATCTGCGTGgaaaaatgaaatgtgaaatttaAATTCAACATCAGATCTTGAGCTACGAAGTAGTAGAGACAGATCTCATCAAATCGAACCTAACAGTTagaccaaaaagaaaaaaaaaaaagagttgagtTCATCTGATCACCTTGATCCTCCTCTCATTACAACGAGCTGCAACTGCGAGAACTCTCAGCGGACAAGGTCGAGTTTCCTTAGAAGAGCCTTCGCAAGTGAGAGATGAAGAACACGATTTCGAATCGCTTGGAGACGAGTCCTCATTTCCATTAGTACTGTAACTGTGCAAGGATGAATAATCGTCGAAGCAGCTATGACAGAAGAAATAAAACAGTTAAACGGATCAAgcattttaaaagaaaaagagatcgTGAATTTGGTTTTTGAATTTCTGTGCAGGATTTGAAGCAGATTATTACCTTGGAGTTGAAGAGTTGGAAGAAAGAGAATGTGGTTTTGATTCAGAGATGGCGAGAAGGAGAAGAGCCTCCGCAACAGAACTTTCGAGCGGAGATGGAAATGCTTCCATCCTTTCTTTCGCAGGAATGGCGCGTTAAATgaaaacaatatattttttgaatCGAAATTATGACAACTCTAACGCGCGATTGATACCCTTTTAAACTGCTAAGGAAATACCTCAAATAACCCTCGGTTTTCCCGTTGTTCCCAAGATCTGAGACTTGAGAGTCGAGAATCGATATCGAAACTAGGTGCCTACGCTACTCGAACGATAGCCTTTGGTTGTTTCTGTGACTAAATACCTGGAATACCCCTCTATTGTCCCGTAGAGGTTGGGTTTTTTTGTGGCTAAATAGTAAATACCGATTAGAAGGATTTTAATTTGGGATCCGAACCGGGACCGTCCTGAATCGATCCATTAAAACCCAAAATTGATTCTGGAAGCTCTTTTTGAGATCGATTACTAAATTGAGCCGTTTAAATGCATATTTAATCTTAGTTAATACTTGATAGTTataactttgattttttatatcaaCCTCTCCTGTCGTTTGTCGAAATTATACAATcccctgaaaataaaaaaaaaattacatttaaacccacctAAAACTAACACCGTGGGGGAGgtgttaattttttaaatgaaaaagatgattttacccCTCCTTCTTTTTCTGTCAAAAACCAGTTTCAGAAGTGTTGGCCGATCAGGTGTCACCATGTTTACTTGTAGAGACAACAAACACTACCGATTGACCCCTTGCGCTCTGCCCCCTTCTTTGCCTTCTTTGTTTCCGATCCATATGCATGGCGGGCGATGAGTCTTCATGTAAGCGGATTGAGCCCCCTTCTGGTAGAAAGAGGATAGATTGAGGGGAGGAGAGGTGCTtgcaagaggaagaaagataGAGGAAAGAAGGGGAGATGAGGCTTGTTGTTGGGTAATTGTACTACaatttttacaaaaataaaataaattgcaatacaaagctcTTGCAGTAGAAACTATGAAGTTGTAGTGTTGATCCTTCGCTGAAATTAGATGAGAAAAACtcgaaatagatgttgaatcaccaccacaacaactgAAGAAGCCTCGATCaaaattgaggttgagtcacactcGTAGTAttgcctttaaggtaattgatgccctctactgccaagagttgttctgcatctctacctctaagataaaacaacattctactagaagatgagacagttcttctagtcccttaTAGGAGCAAAATGCTACAGCACAACaaccccctctaaccttacacaagacttagagaaaatagaagaaagagaaaaacttgtatggttgcaaagagtagaaatagatggagtgtcaatgtgtgaaaatgtatgtctctgcaaggtatttggttgggtttatatagacctaAAACtaacccttgcaccctcttggattcctcaagagtaacctccaactaatagcaagttaattggagaataatgtcatagtCCGTGAATTgaga contains these protein-coding regions:
- the LOC122071442 gene encoding probable glycosyltransferase STELLO2, with product MLVQDRSSPKPSKPQVRAHPSLPPDRFSEPKNLDFSTWVSQNFCKILAFLVLVGTVAALFFLNNAGNSAALLQSRARELEKIPFPRINWNNIEAIKDKSTPHASFRSERWIVVSVSNYPTDSLRNLVKIRGWQVLAIGTSKTLSDWNLKGAIFLSLEQQANLGFRVVDHVPYDSYVRKTVGYLFAIQHGAKKIFDADDRGEVIDGDLGKHFDLELIGEEARQEPILQYSHDNPNRTVVNPYTHFGQRSVWPRGLPLENVGELAHEEFYTEVYGGKQFIQQGISNGLPDVDSVFYFTRKSGLEALDIRFDEHAPKVALPQGMMVPMNSFNTIFHSPAFWALMLPVSVSTMASDVLRGYWAQRLLWEIGGYAVVYPPTVHRYDKIEAYPFSEEKDLHVNVGRLIKFLVSWRSSKHRLFEKILQLSYAMAEEGFWTELDVKFTAAWLQDLLAVGYQQPRLMSLELDRPRPTIGHGDRKEFIPRKLPSVHLGVEEVGTVNYEIGNLIRWRKNFGNVVLIMFCSGPVERTALEWRLLYGRIFKTLVILSEQSNADLAVEQSQLGQAYKYLPKIFNRFTSAEGFLFLQDDTILNYWNLEQADKTKLWITEKVPESWLTVSTVGNDSAWFAAQADMVKKVVSMMPAHFQVSYKESSMAKHSLILCSSEVFYVPRRFVGDFVELVGLVGNLEIHHNVAVPMFFMAMDSLHNFDSVLSTMIYKTDKPSNNSSSFYSVQVPAVHPWNVSNEPDFIKLIRIMATGDPLLMELV
- the LOC122071427 gene encoding uncharacterized protein LOC122071427, encoding MEAFPSPLESSVAEALLLLAISESKPHSLSSNSSTPSCFDDYSSLHSYSTNGNEDSSPSDSKSCSSSLTCEGSSKETRPCPLRVLAVAARCNERRIKVVRKSRSKNFRNFNDRKNLSNLWKKLTILAPVKRSPETTAEASSLSTSSSGVSGSPRRYLIRGGRKDKDSVSHGEALKRQKVTSTASMQRRAESILKLLSVGCSSEVRIRRVLGDSPDTSKALRMLLKTEEVKRSGTGGRTDPFMYKVAGSGSDLDSA